In the genome of Vicia villosa cultivar HV-30 ecotype Madison, WI linkage group LG7, Vvil1.0, whole genome shotgun sequence, one region contains:
- the LOC131620435 gene encoding LOW QUALITY PROTEIN: zinc-finger homeodomain protein 11-like (The sequence of the model RefSeq protein was modified relative to this genomic sequence to represent the inferred CDS: inserted 2 bases in 1 codon; deleted 2 bases in 1 codon): MDMTSRNIDVDSQTPPSIPPQPNNTNNNITPTTLKSSPFTNGTHKRHLTTTPPPLQQPPTSPMFVSYKECLKNHAASLGGHALDGCGEFMPSSTVNPNDPRSLKCAACGCHRNFHRREPXKNNSITSTNTTNITTATTNTTANPATNATFLNCIYTPPSTTVPPPQPPPPLQLPHRGPISQSTSPSQSTSPTSSPSPTSSPSSPPPLSHLPPYHHQHSSAPHMLLALGNAYSTPPQSDHDQHQHQNQPHQRNLNFSSSVIKLENPNSNNNSNNSSGARKRYRTKFSKEQKDKMYGFSEKLGWRMQKGDDGAVQKFCNDIGVSRGVFKVWMHNNKNLRKKPESEVGIATPINDNNNNQNNNDGSNNNVIHMDEDGCVNVHVSSVNVLSS, translated from the exons atggacatgacctcaagaaacATAGATGTTGATTCTCAAACACCACCTTCGATTCCTCCACAAcccaacaacaccaacaacaacataacACCAACAACCTTAAAGTCCTCACCTTTTACCAACGGCACACACAAACGCCACCTTACCACCACTCCACCACCGTTACAACAACCACCAACATCACCCATGTTTGTTTCTTACAAAGAATGTCTCAAAAACCATGCTGCGTCCCTAGGTGGACATGCACTTGATGGATGTGGAGAATTCATGCCTTCATCAACCGTTAATCCAAACGACCCTAGATCCCTCAAATGTGCTGCTTGTGGTTGTCACCGGAACTTCCACCGCCGTGAACC CAAGAACAACTCC ATCACCAGCACAAACACCACCAACATCACCACCGCCACAACCAACACCACCGCCAACCCCGCCACCAACGCCACTTTTCTTAACTGCATCTACACTCCCCCGTCAACAACCGTTCCACCACCGCAACCACCACCGCCATTACAACTCCCACACCGTGGCCCGATTAGTCAAAGCACAAGCCCAAGTCAAAGCACAAGCCCAACCTCAAGCCCAAGCCCAACTTCAAGCCCATCCTCTCCACCACCACTCTCACATTTACCACCTTATCATCATCAACACTCTTCAGCGCCTCACATGCTGCTAGCACTTGGAAATGCTTACTCTACACCACCACAATCTGATCATGATCAACATCAACACCAAAATCAACCCCATCAGAGAAATCTCAATTTTTCTTCTTCCGTGATTAAGCTCGAGAACccgaacagcaacaacaacagcaacaactcGAGCGGTGCGAGAAAGAGGTACAGGACGAAATTCAGCAAGGAGCAGAAAGACAAGATGTATGGATTTTCTGAGAAACTGGGTTGGAGAATGCAAAAGGGTGATGATGGAGCGGTTCAGAAATTCTGCAATGACATTGGTGTTTCAAGAGGGGTTTTCAAGGTTTGGATGCACAATAACAAGAATTTGAGGAAGAAACCAGAATCTGAGGTTGGAATTGCAACTCCAATAAACGACAATAACAATAATCAGAACAACAATGATGGATCCAACAACAATGTCATTCATATGGATGAAGATGGATGTGTTAATGTTCATGTTTCTTCTGTTAATGTTTTAtcctcttag